One Canis lupus baileyi chromosome 1, mCanLup2.hap1, whole genome shotgun sequence genomic window, GCTTAGTCACCCCTCCACATCCTCAGCAGGACTTTGTGGTGCCCCTTGGTGGGGCCGGGGGTTTTCAGTTGGGCTGGTGAATTAGCTTAGGGGCAAATGGTGTCAGCTGGGAGCAGGTGACCCTGAGTGGGTGGGGGTAGGAGAACCCATGTGCAAGAGGCCCAAGGGTATCTGATATGTGTGGCTCTGCATAGCTTTGGATTGAAGCCAGGAAAGGACCAGGCAAAGGGACCTTTAACTCCCTGGCGAGTGTTGCCCTTGGCGGTGGGAGCCATCCCGGATGGGATCATGGTTGTCTTTGCCAAGAACTTTCCAGATGTCATGTGTGGAGTAACATGAGGGTCCATGGCGATGGCTATGATGTGGGCTGAGATGGGGGAGGGCACGGTGACAATGGGGATGCAGCAGTGTGGTCCAGAGTCTGAGGAAGGTGCAGTCCAAGTTCTTGgcccaggaccttgtgactggcAATTAAGGGAGAAGATTGAGTCCATGTTTGTCTGTTAATGACATAGGAGGGGGGCCCACAAAGGAGGGGGTTCAGTCCTGCACTTCGGGCCCAGAGCATAGCTGGTGTCTCTCTCCCCCCTGCCTGTTGATGTTGTGGACCACCACAGTGGTCAGACGAGGCATAGAAAAACGCAAACACCAGTGGAACCAGGGCCTTGAGTCTCCTCTGAGTTGGGAGCTAGGGAGGAGGCAGTGCAGGGGACAGACAAGGGAGTCCTGAGGAGAGAAGCTGATCATGGCATGAACTGTCCCCATCATGGCAGGGCTGTGTGACCTTTGAGGACGTGACCATTTACTTCTCCCAGGAGGAGTGGGGGCTCCTTGATGAGGCTCAGAGACTCCTGTACTGCGACGTGATGCTGGAGAACTTTGCACTTATAGCCTCGCTGGGTAAGGCCTTCCCACCCACCTGATGTCCTGAGCTCACGCTGCCTGTCCCCTGTTCCTTCCTATGGCCAGACTGTGGCACCACTTCCTTCCCAGTTCTCCCAGGATATGTGGTGCACATTGGAGGCCTGTGCCATGTGCAGTGTCCCATCCTCTCCCTGAGCCACCCCAACACCTGCTACCCCAAAGCATTGTGGGGAAGGGGCCAGAAGTGAGGAGTCTTGCATGTAGCCCCATGGATCCTGGCTGGCTCGGCTGCTCTCTGCCTGGGTGACCCTGTCCTTGAGCTGATGTGTCCTGGGGCCTGACTGCTGGGAACACTGTGTGTTCCTTTTGTAATATTTCACCTTGTTTCCTGTGGTCTGTCATCAGGTAGTTCACCTGGCCAAGTGCTGGCCACTTAGCTGCCATGTCTTTCCCTCAGGACTTACGTCTTTCAGGTCTTACATAGTTGCCCAGCTGCAGATGGGGGCAGAGCCATGGGTACCTGACAGGGTGGACATGACTTCAGCCATGGCAAGAGGGGCATACAGCGGACCCATCTCTGGtgagtggggggtgagggggcaggtGACATCACCACCATCCTCACATCACACCTGCAGCTTTTCTCATGTTCATCCTTGTTTTGGTGCCCAAGCCCATGGCCACATCTCTCTTCTACCTTTCCTGTTCTTGACACATCGCCCATTTGTCATTTCTGCTCTGACTTGTGACCCCTGACTCACTCTTTCCACAGCTCCCCCTGTGACTGTCTCCACCAGGACATACACTTAATGTCATGATATGTGCATATTTCCCTTTCGTAGTCCTTAAACAGTGGCTACTCAGTTGCAATCAGATTTTCCTGGGCCTGGACACGCCGTTCTGCACAGGGCTTATGGGTTAGCAATAGCTAAGGCCCTGCTGAAAAGCCTTTAGAGAAGTGAGATGAAGACCCCACCTTTTGTCCCAATACTGTGCCCATACTTGTGTCCTTGGTCCTGGCAAGGCCACCCTTAGTTTGTGACCTTGCCAATCACGGTACTGCAGAGCAGATCATCCCTTACCCTGACTTCAGGCTTCTCGTCTTGCCAGCTATCCTGAGGACCCATTCCAGGGTCAGGGGTGCCTTTGTCATGGGGCTGCTTCCTTCCATCAGAGCTCCTAGTAACTTCACCAGCATTTCTCTGTTTTCAGGTTTTTGCTGTGCAACAGAGGCTGAGCATAGTGTGTCTGTAGCAGGAGTGTCCCAGGACAGGAAGCTCAAGGCGGCTCTGTCCAAGCAGAAGGACTACTCCTGTGACATGTGTGGCCTACACTTGAGAGACATTTTGCACCTGGCTGAACACCAGGCAACACATTCCAGCCAGAAACCATACATGTGTGAGGCACCTGGGAGAGAGTCCAAGTCCAGAGCAAACCTTTACAAGCATCAGATGCAGCAGAGTATAGACAAGCCTGTCAGAAGGGATGAGGACAGGGCCTCATTTGTGAAGAGCTGCAGAGATGACACATCAAAAGAACCTTTTACAGtcagggagggtgggaaggacTTTGTGGGTGGGACAGCTACATCTGACCTTCCGCAGCATCAGGTCGCTCACAGAGTGGAGGAGCCACCCCAGAGCACTGGTCACACTGTGCAAAGCCACAGCAAGTGCGGTGAATTTGGGAATGCTTTCAGCGACAAACCCACACCTATTCAGCACCAGAGAACccacactggagaaaggccttatgaaTGCAACAAATGTGGGATATTCTTTAGCCACGCCTCTGGCCTCTTTCAGCACCAGAGAGATCACAACAGAGGAAAGCCCTATGAGTGCTGCGAGTGTGGGAAGTTCTTTAGCCAACACTCAAGTCTTGTTAAACATCAGAGAGTTCACACTGGGGAAAGCCCTCATgtgtgcagtgaatgtgggaaattctTTAGCCGAAGCTCCAACCTCATTCAGCATAAGAGGGTgcacactggagagaagccttATGAGTGCGGTGAATGTGGGAAATTCTTCAGCCAGCGTTCCAACCTCATTCATCATAAGAGGGTTCACACTGGCAAAAGCGCTCATGAGTGTAGTGAGTGTGGGAAGTCTTTCAACTGCAACTCCAGCCTCATTAAACACTTGAGGgttcacactggagaaagacCTTATAAGtgcaatgaatgtgggaaatTCTTCAGCCACATCGCCAGTCTCATCCAACACCAGATAGTCCACACTGGCGAGCGGCCTTACaggtgcagtgaatgtgggaaagccttcagccGAAGCTCCGACCTCATGAAGCATCAGAGAGTCCACACTGGGGAACGGCCTTATGAGTGCATCGAATGTGGGAAATTGTTTAGCCAGAGCTCCAGCCTAAATAGCCATCGGAGACTTCACACTGGCGAGAGGCCTTATCAGTGCCCTGAATGTGGGAAATTCTTTAACCAAAGCTCTAGCCTTAATAACCATCGGAGGCTTCACACTGGCGAGCGACCTTATGAGTGCCTGGAATGTGGGAAAACCTTCAGGCAAAGATCTAATCTGAGGCAGCACCAGAAGGTTCACAAATCAGACAAGCCGTATaagtgcagtgaatgtggaaaagcctttagcCAGAGGCCTACCCTCGTCCGGCACCAGAAAATTCACACCAGAGAAAGGAGTGCAGAAAATGTGCACCCTCCTCCAGCACAGCGATGTGCAGTGGAGATGAGCTCTGAGAACAGTCTTTATAAGGGGGCCATCAGCCAGAGGTTGAACCTTGTTCATCCCAATGTCCACACTGGACAGATTCCCTATGAATGCTAATTATGTTGGAAGCTTTCTGGAATAAAGTAGCATTTTCTCACCATGGACTCTATCAGACCTTTGTCACTGCGAGTGTTTGTGGTAGAAGCCGTTTAGCTCTGGCAGGTCTCCAAGAGCGTGGGTCAGCCAGTCTCTGTATTCAGACTCCTCTCTCCCAGGAGGGAATCCAGAGGAGCCTGAGGCCACAGGGAGATGTCATTCCCTCCCTCTGACCAGTGTAGCTGTGGACATGACCCATCTTTGAccatgaagacctgagctgagttcTGCTGGCAGCTTGTGGAGAAGGTTTCCCTTCTTTCAAGGACATGGCTGATCTCATACGATGCTCATGGTGGATTTATCCGATCTCCACATTACCCATCCCAACAGCTACCTACTTTGCATTGCCTTAGTGATAAAGCCACCTTAAATCTCATGTGTCTTGATCACTGTGGAGTGGGTTGAGAACAGTTGAGGTCTACCAAACTAAAAGGGCCTCTTAAACGTATTGCTTCTAAGGGAAGAGCAGGATGGTTGGAGAACAGCTCTTAGTCTAAATTTGGCCTCCTCTGTGTTGCTGCTCAAGGCCTCCAGGGGAAGATGGTAGGACTTTGTGGGCCTAATGCAATCTGAATGGCATGAATTTTTGTGAGCCAGAGATTACTCCGAGGACAGGGCAGTTGTGACAACCTCCACTGCATCTGGGAGCAACATGAATAGGGCCTCTTGTTTCCCAGATACTGTTTACCTGGCTGGCACCTTCCAAGGAGCCATATGCCATGAATTTTAGCATCTGGTATACAGGTTTCCTAATTGTAAGACTTACTGGGACCAATTGAGACCATAATTTGTATGGAAAAACTGCGGGTAATAATGGAGTAGGCAAGTCTACAGCAAACTAGAGGGAATGTACCTGTTCTAAAAGTGCATCCACAAATGTTCCTTTGAATGTGACTCTGCATTCAGGATTCGGGCTCTGCAGAAATTCTCAGGACCTCTAGACCTCTGCCCTATGGCTTAGGTCACCCCCAGAGCAAAAATCGAAAGGTTTTGTGCATACTAAGGCTCTCTGCACTATTTGTGTCATGGCCATTGCTGCATTGGCAGGAGAATAGGGGTAAGAGAAGGTAATCTTGTACTCCAGGGATGTAGCATTTGTGACATAGCCAGCCATTTTTGCAACCAAGgcttcagagacagagaaagagagcagagtcAATATAGGGTTGGCAAatctaattttctaaaatgaatggGAGATCAGATTTTTATGTGCAACAATTtcctaaaatgttttattgatataattgtcATGCAATAGTTGTACATATTTGATGTGCACAATTTAATAAGTTTTTCAGTAAGTAAACACTCAGGGAACCAACACCAGAACTGTGACGGTGGACCTATCCATCACCCACAAAGCTACCTCGTGCCTTTTACTTTCCCTCCTTGCCTTCCCAAAAACTAttgatttacctttttttttctcccactataGATATGTTTGCCTTCCTTAGAATTTTATACAACtggaatcataaagtatttcTACCCTATTTTTGGTCTATTTTCTTCCACAACAGAATTATCTTGAGGATTATCCATGCTGTATGTATGAACAGCTCATTCCTTTTGCTGTGAGTGGTGCTCTCTTGAGATCCATCACAGTTTGttatgcttaatttttaaattaaaaaatctctggtaaaatacatcataaaatttaccatcttaaccatcttTAAGTGCATAGTTCAGGGGTATTAGGTACATTCATATTGTACAACCAGCACTACCATTCACATCCTgagctcttttcatcttgcaaaactggaagtctgtacccattaaacaataattccaaagaccccaccaccaccaccatcgccTAAACCCCTGGAAACTGCCCttccactttctgtttctgtgaatttgactgcTTCAGGTACATCATATAAATAGAGTCatctagtatttgtctttttgtaactggtatatttcacttagcattagtgtcctcaaggttcatccatgttttatggcatgtgtcagaatttcctttcgtTTTAAGGATGCATAGTATGTATTCATAACATTGTATTTCTgccatattttgctttttattcatctatcaatggatattttatttccatctttcaGCTATTGTGAATCATGCAGCTACGAACATGGGTGTAGAAATCTCTCTTTGAGACCTTGCTTTCTGTTCTGTTAGACATATCtggaaatggaattactggatcctatggtaattatatttttaattttttgaggaacctccatactgattTCCACAGTTGctctatcattttacattcctactaacaGTATATATGGGTTCTGGTTttcccatatcctcaccaacacttgtttttttgcttttttttttaagattttttatttatttattcaagagagacacagagacagagaggtggagacacaggcagagggagaagcaggctccatacagggagcccaacgtggaaccctatcctgggaccccaggatcatgccccgagccaaaggcagacacccaaccactgagctacccaggcattcccacttgttttttctttgaaaaaaattttttttaatttctgaatagtATCTAGCTAGATAGATATGAAGTGGTTTCCATCTATCCTAGCTTGTTGAGTGTTTCTATCTTGCAGgagttggattttgtcaaatgtgggtttcttttgggggggggttgcATCATTTGAGAGGATCctgttttttccttctattaGTGTGGGGTATTACACTGATTTTCGTATGTTGAACCTTCCTTCCAtaccaagaataaatcccacttaaacATAGTGTATAATCCTTTCAATGTGCTGCTAaattctgtttgctagtattttgaaaattttaacaaaGGTTAGTGTTATTTCTTTAACATATAGAATTCACCAATAAAGTCATTGGGTCCAGAGCTTTGTCTGTTGTGGGGAGGTTTTTGGTTGTATATTCATTATACTAATTATAAGTTTATTCAGATATTCTCTTCATGCTTCAGTCTTGACAGGATTTGTTTCTGGGGCTTAGTCTATTTCATTTAggttccatttttttgtgtgtacaaTTGTCCAGAGTACTCTCATTATCCTTTTTACTTTGGTAAAATTGGTAGTAATGTCCCCACTTTTACTTCTGGTTTTAGTATTTGAGTCTTTTAGTCATTCTAGCTAAAGGTAGTCAATGTTGTTAATCTTTTTAAGAACCatcttctggttttgttgatttttctgtattgtttttctattctctattttttaaatctgtagtctttattatttatttcctttgtctAGCTCTTGGTTTAGTTCTTTTCCTAGTTCTTTAAGTTGTAAACTAaggttgttgatttgagatctttcttttttaatgtaagcatCCTCCTTCATACATTTTTTGCTACATCTCATAAAtgttgatatgttgtgtttttcttatcctttttttttttgagagagaaagagagagagcgcgcatgcTGAGAGAGTACATACACATAAGCAGAAAATGGAgatccagagggagagggagagaattttcctttttaagattttatttattcatatgagagagcgAGGCAGCGTAAGAGGGAGGGAGCGCAAGcatgtgagcatgagcaggggaagcaggagagggagagggagaagcagacttcctgctgagcagagcctaatatggggctcaatcccaggatgctgggatcatgacctgagccaaaggcagatacttaactgactgagccacccaggtgccccaacagggagagaatcttaagcagactctgcattgaacACAGCCCTGACccggggcttaatctcaggatcctgagatcatgacctgagctaaaatcaagagtcggatacttaaccaactgagccacccagttggtgctctgtatttttgctttctttcatctCCAAAAATTTTCTAATATTCCTTGTGATTTCTCCTTTGGTTCCATTGTTTAAACCTgtgtttaatttccacaaatttatgaattttccagtttgctttttatcaatttttaactTCATCCTGTTGAGGTTGGAGAAAATAGTTtgcatatttatcttttaaaatctattaagcCTTAATTTGTGGCCTAATGTGGTCTATCATGGAAatgtccatgtgcacttgagaacaaTGTGTTTTCTGTTGGTGGTGGTTAGAGTATTGTGTACATTTCCATTAGATCTGATTGGTTTATTGTGTTGTTCTAGACctttatttccttaatgactTTTGTCTATTGTTGAGCACAGGGTATTGAAGTCTCCATCTAATGTAAAACTATTTCTTCTTGCCAATTTTTAAGTCATATATTTTCTTGGTCCATTATTAGTTTCACAAGTGTTTGTAATTGTTACACTTTCTTACTGaaccttttattatgatataaaattatccaaatttgtgttgtaaatttttttgtttgggaACTTATTTGTATGgaatatttttgcattctttcaCTGTCAACATGCTTGTATCTTTGGCTGTAAATTGGGTCTCTGtggacagcatatagttggataattttttaaacgTCTCTTCTGTCAGTCTTTGACTTTTGATTGGagagtttagtccatttacatttaaagtagttaCTGATGAGGGATTTACTTATGtcaccttgcttttttttctgcatcttttttgTCCTCCATTTCCTATATTAGtatcttctgttttttattttttaagtgaaatgttttagttcccttctcatttccttttgtgtatattctgtagctattttcttagtggttaccATGGAGATTATGTTCAACAtccaaaaattataaatattctaaTTTGAATTTATGTCAGCCTAACTTCAATACCATATAAAAACTCTACCCTATCCTATTCCATCCCCAAATCTTTCAGTTATTGATATCCCagaattacatctttatacattttatgtCCAAAACATAGggtaatatttgtttttattttatttttttttttaatatttgtttttaaatgcatgaacttcttaccaaaaaaaaaaaaatgcatgagtttttaaaatcatgtagaaatttaaaaatggagttaTAAATTAAAGGTACAATAatggtagtttttaaaattacctatGTATTTATCCTTACAAGTGATCTTATTCCTTCATATTGCTTAGCATTAGTCCAATGTCCTTTGGTTTCAAGTGAAAGACTCCTTTAGGCACTTCTTGCTGGGCATATCTAGTGGTAACAAACTTCCTTggattttgtttatctgggaattaATTTCTGCCTTACTTTTGAAAGACAATTTTGCCAGATATACAATTCTTggttatcatttttcttttctttcagcactttgaatataccaGCCCACTGCCTTCTGGCTTTAAGGATTCTGATGAAGAATCTGTGGATAATCTTATTGAGTATCCTTTGTACATGACAAGTCATCTCTCTTGTTCCTTTCaaatttctctttgtgttttgatTGTAATTTGTCTTGGTTTGAGCCTCTTTGAATTCATCCTTCTTGGAGTTCACTGAGATTCTTGGATACTTCTATTCATGTATTTCATCAAATTGGGGTTCAAATCAAGTTCAAGTTATCCCTCTTCTCCTTTCGTTCGCCTCCTGGGACTCCCACAGCATGTATATTGTTTCACTTAAAGGTGTTCCAGATGTGCTTTATATTCTGGTCACTTTTCTTcaatctttcttttgattttcctaTCTTGAAGTTGACTGATTCTTCTGTAGTCTCAAATCTGCTTTTGAATCCCTCTagcaaatttttcatttcagttatggTAATTTTAgcaccagaattttttttatttcgttttgtgtttgtgtgatatttccattttgttcatgcATCATTTTCCTGCCCTTCTCCATGTCTTCCTTTAGTTATTTGACCATCTGTGAGATAGATGTTTGTATAATAGAACTGCCATCATGTCTTTTTAAGAGAcagtttctgaatttttttttaaagtgggccttgtttttttctttctgttgttttgtttgggggttttttgtgtgtgtgtgtttcttgtggttttgtttttggctgttgggttgtttttgtttttgaacacTGGACATTTAAATTTAGTACTGTgttaactctggaaatcagattcttcaTCTTTTCCCAGGGTTTGCcatttttacttaatttgttTAATTGTCATAGGCTGTCTCTACTGGGGAACAGCGTGTGGTGTatctcagggtcttttctgaacCTGTgccttaacttttaaaattctactgtATATGTGATTGCTTTGAGATGTCTTAATCCTAAATATCTGGCtcccaagagaagagaaagaaaaatgaagaggaaaggtATGTGGTACCTTAAGTTCCCTGGAAGTCACTTCAGCCACAGAGGGAGGGGCTTGCAACAATTGGATAAGGGTTGTACAAATGGCTGCCCACTTCTATGTTTTCACCTCTGCAATCAGTTTAGAGCACAGATCCCCAATATTTGTAGAGTGGGATCCTACCCAGGCTCCCAAAAACTGCATGCAAGCTGCTCCAAGGACACACATATAGCTGCCTGACAGGGCAAGTGGATAAGGGATGGGTAGCTGCTACAGTGCTAAAGACTGATACTGGCCCAAAATAGCTGCAATTTACTACTGCTTATGCTTTCCTCTGGAAGTTATAAGCCTTCAATGGACCccagagttccaaaatagttaCAGTAGACATTCTGCCAGTATAATTGTTGTCAGGGTAGGGAGATGACTTCCTTATTGCTTCCTATCTACTATCTTCCCAGAATCCTTATTCAAATGTACTAGAATTTTTTAACCCTTTTATGTTACATGACATgggtttttggctattacaaattaAGCTATGACCTTGAATATACAGGTCTTCAGATGGGTCTATGCTTTCATTTCCTAAAATCTAGAAGTACAATACCTTTGTTACAAGTCAGgggaatatttaaatttttggaaaCCAACAAATTGTGTTCTAAAGTGCCTATAGCATGTTACTTTCCCCCAGCAGTGAATGAGGTCCAATTCTTCCATATACTAGCCAATAATTGCTATGATCAGCATTTTTAATGTTTGCCATTTTAACAGGCAGGTAGTTGTAgaatctcattgtggctttaccTTGCATTTATCTAATGACTCATGATCTCAAtcgaacatttttaaaatgttatttaccaCCCACATATCTTTGGTAAAATTtacattcatatcttttgcctattgttgaaataaatgttggttgatatttctattttcattatcaAGAATATAATGAAACAGCAAAGAAATTTGTTGGAACTTCAGTCATTTATCAGTGATGTCAGTAACTTATTTACTTAACGGGGTAATAAGTTTTGGATAccaaaaatatttcctcaaattTCCAATGGAAAACTATAGACacaatgcactttttaaaaaatattttacttatttattaatgagagacagagagaggcacagagacacaggcagagggaaaagcaggctccatgcagggagcccaacatgggactcgatccggggtctccaggatcaggccctgggcggaaggcggtgccaaactgctgagccacccaggctgcccgacacAATGcacttttaagtttaatttgAATTATTAACATAATGTCTACTTTCTTAAATCTTCACAGCTAATGAAACAATAAGTTGAGCTCTGAGTTATAGTGTTTACCACGCAGCCATTTTCAAACTACAACATGCTGTCATTGAATGTGGAGTTGGGAGACTATGTGCAGTAACACACCATTGTAGTCTATTTCCACTACAGAGATGCAGTAGATGTAAATTACCTTATGCaaaggtttctctttttttaagattttatttatttattcatgagagaggcagagacatagacagagggaaaagcagactccctgcagcgaacctgatgcgggacttgatcccaggactccaggatcatgacctgagccaaaggcagacactcaactactaaaccccccagatgccccatgtTTTCTGAATTCCATTATGAATTCTCTAATATGAGAATATTTTCTAAAGGCATACCAAGATTTTTTACATCCAAGTTTCTCATTAGCATAAATTCTGTAATCCTGAGCAGTGTTGGAGTCATCCATAAAGGACTTCCCAAATTCCTTAAATTCTTAGGAAATTTTCACCCATATGGTTTCTCTGGTGTACTTTTAGGGCTGGACTGTATATAAAGGCCTTCCtgcatttttcacatttaaaggGTTTCTCACCAGTGTGTATCCCCTGATGTTCAGTAAGGAATGAATTCAGTCTAAAGGTCttgccacattccttacattcaaaggatttctcaccagtatgaacATTCTAATGTCCAATAAGTTGCCCATACAGGGTAAAGGCCTTTCCACATcccttacattcatagggtttttcACCAGGATGAATTCTTCCATGTTGTACAAAGTATGAGGCATGACTATAAGTTTTCCACATTCCTTGAATTTATATGGTTTCACATCAATGTAAATTTTCTGAGGTTGTGTAGGATGTACATGTATTCTAAAGGCCTTCTCATATTCCTTAgattcatagggtttctcaccagtatgaatcCTCCGGTGCTGAACAAGGTACAAGCCAGTACTAAAGGCCTTGCCACACTCTTTACACTAATAGGATTTCTCACCTGAATGAAGTCTTTCATGTTGAACAGGATATGAGGTATGactaaaggctttcccacattctttgCATTCATAGGGCTTTATCCCTGCATGAATTCTCTGATGTGCATTAAGAAATGAACTAAGTCGAGAGGCCtttccacattccttacattcaaaAGGTTTCTCATCAGTATGAATACTCTGACATGGAGTAAGCTGTCCATATACAGTAgaggctttcccacattcctcaCATTCACAGGATTTCTCaacagtatgaattctctgatgtttaACAAGGGGTGAGCCTCTAATAAAAgccttcccacattctttaca contains:
- the ZNF792 gene encoding zinc finger protein 792, whose amino-acid sequence is MDTTCLVDTGTTYSTLNISEFPTIIPQNPMMLNTAFFVKLHNFLSGVSFVRQGQPGPSRGSERWRPKQVSVAHPRGRLGRGSRHREAPGQPPTQNSRAPDAEDRREPARRREQARAPPSARTPRHRPSHPRLAPPLHHPQHRPLAPPRSPATPAPPPAPPPSTAPAPGTATSASPLTTPHRAPLTTTSHGPPSTATHTPRRTTQHRLPDPSPTTTQHGPPGTAPRSIALRAPPPGTARAPPPPPRPSTQHRPQHRPRPAPPPGTAPAPRPSTQHRPLHRPYTQLRLTTQHRPRTAPAPPHYPAPPPAPPRPPSTAPSTAPSTAPPPSTAPAPPPSPAPAPPPSAALSTAPRQVCPPRPPSSVPQRGRGRDGKRRRGTERGVRAWLGANDSREPGAARGGNFLRPRPASPRRAGGARPRPPWPFRSQGPRPGSRDPAPPRVPRACTSPRPEARRARGGRSRGARGAESRADPLRARAPMAAAAALGDPAQGCVTFEDVTIYFSQEEWGLLDEAQRLLYCDVMLENFALIASLGLTSFRSYIVAQLQMGAEPWVPDRVDMTSAMARGAYSGPISGFCCATEAEHSVSVAGVSQDRKLKAALSKQKDYSCDMCGLHLRDILHLAEHQATHSSQKPYMCEAPGRESKSRANLYKHQMQQSIDKPVRRDEDRASFVKSCRDDTSKEPFTVREGGKDFVGGTATSDLPQHQVAHRVEEPPQSTGHTVQSHSKCGEFGNAFSDKPTPIQHQRTHTGERPYECNKCGIFFSHASGLFQHQRDHNRGKPYECCECGKFFSQHSSLVKHQRVHTGESPHVCSECGKFFSRSSNLIQHKRVHTGEKPYECGECGKFFSQRSNLIHHKRVHTGKSAHECSECGKSFNCNSSLIKHLRVHTGERPYKCNECGKFFSHIASLIQHQIVHTGERPYRCSECGKAFSRSSDLMKHQRVHTGERPYECIECGKLFSQSSSLNSHRRLHTGERPYQCPECGKFFNQSSSLNNHRRLHTGERPYECLECGKTFRQRSNLRQHQKVHKSDKPYKCSECGKAFSQRPTLVRHQKIHTRERSAENVHPPPAQRCAVEMSSENSLYKGAISQRLNLVHPNVHTGQIPYEC